A genomic segment from Arcobacter sp. CECT 8986 encodes:
- a CDS encoding branched-chain amino acid ABC transporter permease, with protein MDLLTFMQQMVNGFSLGSMYALIAIGYTMVYGVLRLINFAHGDIMMVGAFLAYAVISIFNLPFSVAVLLSVIISALVGILTDKIAYKPLREAPRISLLITAIGISFFLENAFTVFAGGVPRPFPVPEYMQNIFNVSGVIFSTSSIMVPFVTLILLLAILFVLYKTKYGMAIRALSFDIKTVNLMGIDANRIIAIVFALGSALAAVGGIFWVINYPSVEPMMGVLVGLKAFAAAVVGGIGSVTGAVLGGFIIGFTEVVVVAFFPDMAGYKDAFAFVFLIFVLLFKPTGIMGKDLEKSRF; from the coding sequence ATGGATTTATTAACATTTATGCAACAGATGGTAAATGGGTTTTCTTTAGGCTCAATGTACGCACTGATTGCAATTGGTTATACTATGGTATATGGTGTGCTAAGACTTATTAACTTTGCACATGGTGATATTATGATGGTTGGAGCTTTTTTAGCTTATGCAGTTATTTCAATATTTAATTTACCTTTTTCAGTGGCAGTTTTATTATCTGTAATTATCTCTGCACTAGTTGGTATCTTAACTGACAAAATTGCGTATAAACCACTAAGAGAAGCACCAAGAATTTCTCTTCTTATTACTGCAATTGGTATCTCTTTTTTCTTAGAAAATGCATTTACAGTATTTGCAGGTGGAGTTCCTAGACCTTTCCCTGTTCCTGAATATATGCAAAATATATTTAATGTTTCAGGTGTTATATTCTCAACTTCATCAATAATGGTACCTTTTGTTACTTTGATTTTATTATTAGCAATTTTATTTGTACTATATAAAACAAAATATGGAATGGCAATTAGAGCATTATCTTTTGATATTAAAACTGTAAATCTAATGGGAATAGATGCAAATAGAATTATTGCAATTGTATTTGCTTTAGGTTCTGCATTAGCAGCTGTTGGAGGTATATTTTGGGTTATAAATTATCCTTCAGTTGAGCCAATGATGGGTGTTTTAGTAGGATTAAAAGCTTTTGCTGCTGCTGTTGTTGGTGGTATTGGTTCTGTTACTGGTGCTGTTTTAGGTGGGTTTATTATTGGATTTACAGAAGTTGTTGTAGTTGCATTTTTCCCAGATATGGCAGGATATAAAGATGCATTTGCCTTTGTATTTTTAATTTTTGTACTTTTATTTAAACCTACAGGAATTATGGGTAAAGATTTAGAAAAGAGTAGGTTTTAA